The Arachis hypogaea cultivar Tifrunner chromosome 19, arahy.Tifrunner.gnm2.J5K5, whole genome shotgun sequence genome has a window encoding:
- the LOC112778131 gene encoding protein FAR1-RELATED SEQUENCE 6-like, whose product MASTYKWLLANFLEVMMNKYPKVVVTDADEAMKEKNATLKIKDPGLCESFKKFIYAKWDLDEFEEEWSKLVEEFGGINHFIKRFVHSRHSILEFVENLERALRDYRNNEMVVQFKIINSDHVLTTNLQSLELCDVNIYTREIFKLVRKQIEEVVSLDIIHSKPLSTTMVYKICAFQKRVKIFTVVYDRNEKKLECECCHWDHEGYPCSHMLCVLRREDVDELPESIILKRRTRDAKKYTNDQTVESTTNDAEKGFLMRYDAMSVATMWMSFLAAQEVPLFADTMNEVTRWTKNLEKRCSIKRQNEVADVLHPAAEFVGDPCVAKTKGAPKIKKNETRKMSCSNCFVKGHTKRHCPKLADEGDRAMIISLLDVQTQMSTHSIGSMNSDSCVQIFDTEILVDSNTLPGS is encoded by the exons ATGGCATCCACATACAAGTGGCTACTGGCTAACTTTTTGGAGGTCATGATGAACAAGTATCCTAAAGTTGTTGTGACTGATGCAGACGAGGCTATGAAAGAG AAAAATGCTACTTTGAAAATCAAAGACCCAGGCTTATGTGAATCATTTAAGAAGTTCATTTATGCCAAGTGGGATCTTGATGAATTTGAGGAGGAATGGTCAAAATTGGTTGAAGAGTTTGGTG GCATTAACCACTTCATAAAGAGATTTGTTCATTCAAGGCACAGCATTTTAGAGTTTGTAGAGAATCTTGAGCGAGCTTTACGAGATTATCGCAACAATGAGATGGTTGTTCAATTTAAGATAATCAATTCTGATCATGTTTTGACAACTAACTTACAGTCTCTCGAGCTTTGTGATGTAAACATCTACACTAGAGAGATATTCAAACTAGTGAGGAAGCAAATTGAAGAAGTGGTTTCTTTAGACATTATACATAGTAAGCCCCTTTCCACAACTATGGTATACAAGATTTGTGCTTTTCAAAAGAGGGTCAAAATATTTACAGTTGTATATGATCGCAATGAGAAGAAATTGGAGTGTGAATGCTGTCATTGGGATCATGAAGGGTATCCTTGTAGTCATATGTTGTGTGTGCTAAGACGAGAGGATGTAGATGAATTGCCAGAAAGTATAATTCTAAAAAGAAGGACCCGAGATGCAAAGAAGTATACTAATGATCAAACAGTCGAAAGCACTACAAATGAtgctgaaaaaggttttttaatgagatatGATGCTATGTCAGTTGCCACAATGTGGATGTCATTCCTTGCGGCTCAAGAAGTTCCACTTTTTGCTGATACGATGAATGAAGTTACTAGATGGACCAAAAATCTAGAGAAAAGGTGCAGCATTAAAAGGCAAAATGAGGTTGCTGATGTATTGCATCCTGCTGCTGAATTTGTTGGTGATCCATGTGTCGCTAAGACAAAAGGTGCACCCAAAATCAAGAAGAATGAAACTAGGAAAATGTCATGTTCAAATTGCTTCGTGAAGGGTCATACAAAGAGGCATTGTCCAAAGTTGGCTGATGAAGGTGACCGAGCCATGATCATCTCCCTTCTTGATGTACAGACACAGATGAG TACTCACAGTATTGGTTCAATGAATTCTGATAGTTGTGTTCAAATATTTGATACGGAGATTCTTGTGGATAGTAACACACTCCCTGGTAGTTGA